A genomic stretch from Physeter macrocephalus isolate SW-GA chromosome 12, ASM283717v5, whole genome shotgun sequence includes:
- the PPM1G gene encoding protein phosphatase 1G isoform X1, which produces MGAYLSQPNTVKCSGDGVGASRLPLPYGFSAMQGWRVSMEDAHNCIPELDSETAMFSVYDGHGGEEVALYCAKYLPDIIKDQKAYKEGKLQKALEDAFLAIDAKLTTEEVIKELAQIAGRPTEDEDEKEKVADEDDVDNEEAALLHEEATMTIEELLTRYGQNCHKGAPHSKSGAGTGEEPGSQGLNGEAGPGDPSREPSSEENGPTAKAHTGLSSNSECGTEAGQGGEPGTPTGEAGPSCSSASDKLPRVAKSKFFEDSEDESDEAEEEEEDSEECSEEEDGYSSEEAENEEDEDDTEEAEEDEEEEMMVPGMEGKEEPGSDSGTTAVVALIRGKQLIVANAGDSRCVVSEAGKALDMSYDHKPEDEVELARIKNAGGKVTMDGRVNGGLNLSRAIGDHFYKRNKNLPPEEQMISALPDIKVLTLTDDHEFMVIACDGIWNVMSSQEVIDFIQSKISQRDENGELRLLSSIVEELLDQCLAPDTSGDGTGCDNMTCIIICFKPRNTAALQPEIGKRKLEEVLSTEEAEENGNSDKKKKAKRD; this is translated from the exons ATGGGTGCCTACCTCTCCCAGCCCAACACGGTGAAGTGCTCCGGGGACGGCGTCGGCGCCTCGCGGCTGCCGCTGCCCTACGGCTTCTCCGCCATGCAAGGCTGGCGCGTCTCCATGGAG GATGCTCACAACTGTATTCCTGAGCTGGACAGTGAGACAGCTATGTTTTCTGTCTACGATGGACATGGAG GGGAGGAAGTTGCCTTGTACTGTGCCAAATATCTTCCTGATATCATCAAAGATCAGAAGGCCTACAAAGAAGGCAAGCTACAGAAG GCTTTGGAAGATGCCTTCCTGGCTATCGATGCCAAACTGACCACTGAGGAAGTCATTAAGGAGCTGGCACAGATTGCAGGGCGACCCACTGAGGAtgaggatgaaaaagaaaaagtagctgatgaagatgatg TGGACAATGAGGAGGCTGCACTGCTGCATGAAGAGGCTACCATGACTATTGAAGAGCTGCTGACACGCTACGGGCAGAACTGTCACAAGGGTGCTCCCCACAGCAAATCTGGAGCTGGGACAGGCGAGGAACCAGGGTCCCAGGGCCTCAATGGGGAGGCAGGACCTGGGGACCCATCTAGGGAACCTTCTTCAGAGGAAAATGGCCCCACAGCCAAGGCTCACACGGGCCTTTCCTCCAACTCGGAATGTGGGACTGAGGCAGGCCAAGGTGGGGAGCCTGGCACTCCCACTGGTGAGGCTGGGCCTTCCTGCTCTTCAGCCTCCGACAAGCTGCCTCGAGTTGCTAAGTCCAAGTTCTTTGAGGACAGTGAGGATGAGTCAGAtgaggcggaggaggaggaggaagacagcgAG GAATGCAGTGAGGAAGAAGATGGCTACAGCAGTGAAGAGGCAGAGAATGAGGAAGACGAGGATGACACTGAGGAGGCtgaagaggatgaggaagaagagaTGATGGTGCCTGGGATGGAAGGCAAAGAGGAG cCTGGCTCTGACAGTGGTACAACAGCGGTGGTGGCTCTGATACGAGGGAAGCAGTTGATTGTAGCCAATGCAGGAGACTCCCGCTGTGTGGTGTCTGAGGCTGGCAAAGCTTTAGACATGTCCTATGACCACAAACCGGAGGATGAAGTGGAGCTAGCACGCATCAAGAATGCTGGTGGCAAGGTCACCATGGATGGGCGAGTCAATGGTGGCCTCAACCTCTCCAGAGCCATTG GAGACCACTTCTACAAGAGAAACAAGAACTTGCCACCTGAGGAACAGATGATTTCGGCCCTTCCTGACATCAAGGTGCTGACTCTCACTGACGATCACGAATTCATGGTCATTGCCTGTGATGGCATCTG GAATGTAATGAGCAGCCAGGAAGTTATAGACTTTATTCAATCGAAGATCAGCCAGCGTGATGAAAATGGGGAGCTTCGGTTATTGTCATCCATCGTGGAAGAG CTGCTGgatcagtgcctggcaccagACACTTCTGGGGATGGTACAGGATGTGACAACATGACCTGCATCATCATTTGCTTCAAGCCCCGAAACACAGCAGCACTTCAGCCAGAGATTGGCAAGCGGAAACTGGAGGAGGTGCTCTCTACTGAGGAGGCTGAAGAAAATGGCAACAGTGACAAGAAGAAGAAGGCCAAGCGGGACTAG
- the PPM1G gene encoding protein phosphatase 1G isoform X2, translating to MFPSLLPSPWFGGTLKLVEDAHNCIPELDSETAMFSVYDGHGGEEVALYCAKYLPDIIKDQKAYKEGKLQKALEDAFLAIDAKLTTEEVIKELAQIAGRPTEDEDEKEKVADEDDVDNEEAALLHEEATMTIEELLTRYGQNCHKGAPHSKSGAGTGEEPGSQGLNGEAGPGDPSREPSSEENGPTAKAHTGLSSNSECGTEAGQGGEPGTPTGEAGPSCSSASDKLPRVAKSKFFEDSEDESDEAEEEEEDSEECSEEEDGYSSEEAENEEDEDDTEEAEEDEEEEMMVPGMEGKEEPGSDSGTTAVVALIRGKQLIVANAGDSRCVVSEAGKALDMSYDHKPEDEVELARIKNAGGKVTMDGRVNGGLNLSRAIGDHFYKRNKNLPPEEQMISALPDIKVLTLTDDHEFMVIACDGIWNVMSSQEVIDFIQSKISQRDENGELRLLSSIVEELLDQCLAPDTSGDGTGCDNMTCIIICFKPRNTAALQPEIGKRKLEEVLSTEEAEENGNSDKKKKAKRD from the exons atgttcccttcccttcttccttctccatgGTTTGGAGGGACCCTCAAGCTGGTTGAG GATGCTCACAACTGTATTCCTGAGCTGGACAGTGAGACAGCTATGTTTTCTGTCTACGATGGACATGGAG GGGAGGAAGTTGCCTTGTACTGTGCCAAATATCTTCCTGATATCATCAAAGATCAGAAGGCCTACAAAGAAGGCAAGCTACAGAAG GCTTTGGAAGATGCCTTCCTGGCTATCGATGCCAAACTGACCACTGAGGAAGTCATTAAGGAGCTGGCACAGATTGCAGGGCGACCCACTGAGGAtgaggatgaaaaagaaaaagtagctgatgaagatgatg TGGACAATGAGGAGGCTGCACTGCTGCATGAAGAGGCTACCATGACTATTGAAGAGCTGCTGACACGCTACGGGCAGAACTGTCACAAGGGTGCTCCCCACAGCAAATCTGGAGCTGGGACAGGCGAGGAACCAGGGTCCCAGGGCCTCAATGGGGAGGCAGGACCTGGGGACCCATCTAGGGAACCTTCTTCAGAGGAAAATGGCCCCACAGCCAAGGCTCACACGGGCCTTTCCTCCAACTCGGAATGTGGGACTGAGGCAGGCCAAGGTGGGGAGCCTGGCACTCCCACTGGTGAGGCTGGGCCTTCCTGCTCTTCAGCCTCCGACAAGCTGCCTCGAGTTGCTAAGTCCAAGTTCTTTGAGGACAGTGAGGATGAGTCAGAtgaggcggaggaggaggaggaagacagcgAG GAATGCAGTGAGGAAGAAGATGGCTACAGCAGTGAAGAGGCAGAGAATGAGGAAGACGAGGATGACACTGAGGAGGCtgaagaggatgaggaagaagagaTGATGGTGCCTGGGATGGAAGGCAAAGAGGAG cCTGGCTCTGACAGTGGTACAACAGCGGTGGTGGCTCTGATACGAGGGAAGCAGTTGATTGTAGCCAATGCAGGAGACTCCCGCTGTGTGGTGTCTGAGGCTGGCAAAGCTTTAGACATGTCCTATGACCACAAACCGGAGGATGAAGTGGAGCTAGCACGCATCAAGAATGCTGGTGGCAAGGTCACCATGGATGGGCGAGTCAATGGTGGCCTCAACCTCTCCAGAGCCATTG GAGACCACTTCTACAAGAGAAACAAGAACTTGCCACCTGAGGAACAGATGATTTCGGCCCTTCCTGACATCAAGGTGCTGACTCTCACTGACGATCACGAATTCATGGTCATTGCCTGTGATGGCATCTG GAATGTAATGAGCAGCCAGGAAGTTATAGACTTTATTCAATCGAAGATCAGCCAGCGTGATGAAAATGGGGAGCTTCGGTTATTGTCATCCATCGTGGAAGAG CTGCTGgatcagtgcctggcaccagACACTTCTGGGGATGGTACAGGATGTGACAACATGACCTGCATCATCATTTGCTTCAAGCCCCGAAACACAGCAGCACTTCAGCCAGAGATTGGCAAGCGGAAACTGGAGGAGGTGCTCTCTACTGAGGAGGCTGAAGAAAATGGCAACAGTGACAAGAAGAAGAAGGCCAAGCGGGACTAG